Proteins co-encoded in one Pieris napi chromosome 10, ilPieNapi1.2, whole genome shotgun sequence genomic window:
- the LOC125053041 gene encoding chymotrypsin-1-like: MNVIVIFSVICAFASAEFFSSDRRDDWERIVGGTKAPNGSVPYQVSLRIWGVRHFCGASIITPRVILTAAHCVDRLKPQYFQAIVGTNQLRSGGAPYKIRKVVQHEKYDDDLIINDIAIIFTDEAMTFSSTVDAIELNDEPVEKDEELLLTGWGTTSYPGHLPNDLMQLQLKAVTYEDCKEAHQTVNAVFTTQICALTKAGEGACHGDSGGPLVREGRQVGVVSWGVPCARGKPDVYTKVESYMNWIEKTLMDDDEDHWLYVRRRINNRH, translated from the exons ATGAATGTAATAGTGATTTTTTCTGTGATTTGTGCAtttg CATCAGCCGAATTCTTTTCATCAGACAGACGGGATGACTGGGAGAGGATAGTTGGCGGTACAAAAGCGCCAAATGGATCAGTCCCTTACCAGGTGTCTCTCCGTATTTGGGGAGTAAGGCACTTCTGTGGAGCGTCCATCATCACACCCAGAGTTATTTTAACAGCCGCTCATTGTGTAGATag GCTAAAACCCCAATATTTCCAAGCAATCGTAGGCACAAACCAGCTTCGATCGGGCGGCGCACCCTACAAAATTCGCAAAGTGGTTCAACACGAGAAATACGACGATGACCTTATCATCAATGATATAGCTATTATTTTCACTGATGAGGCGATGACGTTCAGCAGTACAGTAGATGCTATAGAGTTGAACGATGAACCGGTTGAAAAGGACGAAGAATTGTTGTTAACTGGGTGGGGAACTACATCG TACCCTGGACATCTGCCAAATGACCTGATGCAGCTGCAGCTAAAAGCAGTTACCTACGAGGACTGCAAGGAAGCCCACCAAACTGTCAACGCAGTCTTCACCACTCAGATATGCGCTCTCACCAAGGCCGGTGAAGGTGCTTGCCAC GGTGATTCCGGAGGTCCTCTGGTAAGAGAAGGAAGGCAAGTCGGCGTTGTGTCATGGGGCGTACCGTGTGCTAGGGGCAAACCTGATGTTTACACTAAG GTGGAATCTTACATGAATTGGATTGAAAAAACTCTTATGGATGACGACGAAGATCACTGGTTGTATGTGCGCAGAAGAATAAATAACAGGcattaa